A window of Hevea brasiliensis isolate MT/VB/25A 57/8 chromosome 14, ASM3005281v1, whole genome shotgun sequence contains these coding sequences:
- the LOC110642755 gene encoding feruloyl CoA ortho-hydroxylase F6H1-3, translated as MAPTVAESATESFDLTDFVINQGNGVKGLSDLGIKSLPRQYIQPQEALINIIPNESIPVIDMSNWENDPKVAESVCEAAEKFGFFQLLNHGVPLEVLKGVEDATHRFFGLPAAVKRNYSKELSPSNSVRFGTSFSPDSEKALEWKDYLSLFYVSDDEASALWPPECKDECLEYMKKAEILCRKLLTALMERLNVKEIDEKKESLLMGSRRINLNYYPRCPNPQLTVGVGRHSDVSSLTFLLQDEIGGLYVRVNEGKGEEDGWVHVPPIEGSLVINVGDALQILSNGRYKSVEHCVIASGNRNRISIPVFVNPKPSDVIGPLPEVVLASGEKPKYKNILYSDYVKHFFRKAHDGKKTVEFAEV; from the exons ATGGCTCCAACAGTAGCAGAATCAGCCACTGAGTCTTTTGATCTCACTGATTTTGTGATCAACCAAGGGAATGGAGTAAAGGGTCTTTCTGATTTGGGCATCAAAAGCCTTCCCAGGCAATATATCCAACCCCAGGAAGCATTGATCAATATAATCCCAAATGAATCTATACCTGTCATTGACATGTCAAACTGGGAAAATGATCCCAAGGTCGCTGAATCTGTCTGTGAAGCTGCAGAGAAATTTGGGTTCTTTCAGCTTCTTAACCATGGTGTGCCTCTTGAGGTGCTTAAGGGTGTTGAGGATGCAACTCATCGTTTCTTTGGGCTACCAGCAGCTGTAAAGAGGAATTACTCCAAGGAGCTTTCTCCTTCTAACAGTGTCAGGTTTGGTACTAGCTTTAGTCCTGATTCTGAAAAGGCTCTTGAATGGAAGGATTACCTTAGCCTCTTCTATGTCTCTGACGATGAGGCTTCTGCATTGTGGCCTCCTGAGTGCAA GGATGAATGCTTGGAATACATGAAGAAAGCAGAAATTCTATGCAGAAAGCTGTTAACTGCACTAATGGAGAGACTCAATGTAAAAGAAATAGATGAAAAAAAAGAATCTCTTTTAATGGGATCCAGAAGGATCAACCTCAACTACTATCCAAGATGTCCAAACCCTCAACTCACTGTAGGGGTAGGCCGCCATTCCGATGTCTCCTCCCTCACTTTCCTCCTCCAAGACGAAATCGGTGGACTTTACGTGCGAGTAAACGAAGGTAAAGGCGAAGAAGATGGTTGGGTTCATGTTCCTCCCATTGAAGGATCTCTGGTGATCAACGTCGGAGACGCACTGCAGATACTAAGCAATGGTCGATACAAGAGCGTAGAGCATTGTGTGATTGCGAGTGGGAACAGGAACAGAATTTCCATTCCTGTTTTCGTCAATCCAAAGCCAAGTGATGTGATCGGACCGTTACCGGAAGTTGTTCTTGCCTCCGGAGAGAAGCCTAAATACAAGAACATTTTATACTCTGATTATGTGAAGCATTTCTTCAGGAAGGCTCATGATGGGAAGAAGACTGTGGAGTTTGCTGAGGTGTAA